TCCCCGTGGTAGAATTATTGAAATATACGGTCCTGAGTCTTCCGGTAAAACAACATTGGCTCTTCATGCTATCGCCGAAGCTCAAAAAAGCGGTGGTATCGCCGCATTTATAGATGCAGAACATGCTTTCGACCGCTTCTATGCAAAAAAGCTGGGGATTGACATTGATAATCTGTTGGTCTCCCAACCCGATAATGGCGAACAAGCCCTCGAAATCGTTGATAACCTGATCCGCTCAGGTGCCATTGATATAATTGTCATCGACTCAGTGGCAGCATTGACACCCAAAAGTGAAATTGAAGGCGAGATGGGCGATTCCAAGATGGGTTTGCAGGCCAGGCTGATGTCTCAGGCTCTGAGAAAACTTACCGCCAATATTAGTAGAACAGGAACAGTTTGTGTTTTTATTAATCAGCTTCGGGAGAAGATCGGGGTGATGTTTGGAAACCCTGAAACCACAACCGGTGGAAATGCCCTGAAGTTTTATACATCCTTGCGACTGGACATCCGCAGAACCAACCAGATCAAGGAAGGTGAGGATATTACCGGAAACCGAGTCAGGGTTAAAGTGGTTAAAAACAAAGTCGCTCCTCCATTCCGTAAAGCCGAGTTTGATATTGTTTATGGGGAGGGAATCTCCCGTATCGGAGAAATCATCGACATGGGCGTTGATTATAATATCATCAAGAAAAGCGGTTCCTGGTTCAGTTATGGGGAAACAAAACTGGGGCAGGGGAGAGATGCGGTTAAAAAACTACTTTTAGATAACCCAGAACTATCCGAAGAAGTCGAAAATAAAATCAAAGATGTTTTGGCTGGATCTATTGCTTGAAATCATCATCATGGAATATAGAAAGTTTTTTCTTGCTGTCATTCTGATAATCCTTGCCGGCTGGCTTTCCGTGTCCTGTAGCGGGGATAAAATGAAATCCGCTTCAAATGAAACCGCTGCAGTGGATTCTCTGTCAGTCCTGAACGAAAGTATTAAGTCAGACTCTCTGGATGTATCTTTGTATAATCAAAGAGCCAGGTATTTCCTGAAAAGGAACCAGCTTAACTCCGCTCTGCAGGATATTCGCAAAGCTATTGAGATTTCACCTTCCAATCCCGGTCTGTTCCTTACATTATCGGATATTTACCTTGGACAGGGTAAGATCAGGCAATCTGCCGAATCGCTTGAAAGAGTGATTGAACTGGATCCTGTTAACAATGATGCATATTTGAAACTGGCGGAACTTGGACTGATAGTAAGAAGTTACGACAAAGCATTTCAATTTACGGCAAAGGCACTGGAATTAAAGCCACATAACCCCGTAGCATATTTTATCAGGGGGTATGCAAGCCTGGAAACCGGAGATACACTTTCAGCAGTCGACTATTTTGTTAAGGCTGTGAATCAGGATCAGGACTACTTTGAAGCACTTTTGCAATTGGGCGTATTATTTTCGGAAAAAAAGGACAGGAGGGCTTTTGATTATCTGAATTCAGCGGTCAGATTGAGGCCTTCTTCTACGGATGCATTATATGCATTAGCCATGTACCATCAGGGTAGCAACGAACTGGAACCCGCCAAAGACTTATATGCCAAAATTCTTAGTATAAACGCTCAGGATGAATATGCCCTTTTTAACCTTGGTTATATTGCTCTGGTTTTTGAAGAGGAGTATGTGAAAGCGGAGGAATACTTCAGCAGAGCGATCTCCGCTGATCCTTCTTATGCTGATGCCTATTATAACCGTGGTTTTACAAGGGAATTACTCAGGGAATACACCAATGCGCGGCTTGACTACAAACAGGTCCTGGTAATCAATCCTGATTATTCACTTGCTATAGATGCTTTGAACCGGCTTGACAGCCAAGGTCTATAGAATGTTAATAT
This is a stretch of genomic DNA from Bacteroidota bacterium. It encodes these proteins:
- the recA gene encoding recombinase RecA, with translation MAKTGSDDKSKQDKLKALELAIGNIEKNHGKGAIMKLGDQVVENIPFIPSGSIGLDFAMGIGGYPRGRIIEIYGPESSGKTTLALHAIAEAQKSGGIAAFIDAEHAFDRFYAKKLGIDIDNLLVSQPDNGEQALEIVDNLIRSGAIDIIVIDSVAALTPKSEIEGEMGDSKMGLQARLMSQALRKLTANISRTGTVCVFINQLREKIGVMFGNPETTTGGNALKFYTSLRLDIRRTNQIKEGEDITGNRVRVKVVKNKVAPPFRKAEFDIVYGEGISRIGEIIDMGVDYNIIKKSGSWFSYGETKLGQGRDAVKKLLLDNPELSEEVENKIKDVLAGSIA
- a CDS encoding tetratricopeptide repeat protein, with the translated sequence MFWLDLLLEIIIMEYRKFFLAVILIILAGWLSVSCSGDKMKSASNETAAVDSLSVLNESIKSDSLDVSLYNQRARYFLKRNQLNSALQDIRKAIEISPSNPGLFLTLSDIYLGQGKIRQSAESLERVIELDPVNNDAYLKLAELGLIVRSYDKAFQFTAKALELKPHNPVAYFIRGYASLETGDTLSAVDYFVKAVNQDQDYFEALLQLGVLFSEKKDRRAFDYLNSAVRLRPSSTDALYALAMYHQGSNELEPAKDLYAKILSINAQDEYALFNLGYIALVFEEEYVKAEEYFSRAISADPSYADAYYNRGFTRELLREYTNARLDYKQVLVINPDYSLAIDALNRLDSQGL